One window from the genome of Elaeis guineensis isolate ETL-2024a chromosome 5, EG11, whole genome shotgun sequence encodes:
- the LOC105045197 gene encoding serine/arginine-rich splicing factor SR30, with product MSKRSSRTLYVGNLPGDIREREVEDLFYKYGPIVDIDLKIPPRPPGYAFVEFEDARDAEDAIRGRDGYNFDGHRLRVELAHGGRGQSSSFDRHSSYNSGGRRGGGVSRRSEYRVLVTGLPSSASWQDLKDHMRRAGDVCFSEVFRDGGGTTGVVDYTNYEDMKYAIRKLDDSEFRNAFSRAYIRVKEYDSRRSLSRSRSRSHSYSKSRSPSRSRSHSRSQSKSPKAKSSRRSLSRSRSRSVSSRSHSGSRGHSLSRSRSRSRSPLTSPRRGKPATRSPRKRSPSRSRSSSRSRSPAAKSD from the exons ATGAGCAAGCGTTCCAGTCGAACCCTCTATGTTGGCAATCTCCCTGGAGACATCCGCGAGCGGGAGGTTGAAGATCTGTTTTACAAG TATGGGCCCATTGTTGATATTGATCTGAAGATTCCTCCAAGGCCTCCAGGTTATGCTTTTGTTGAG TTCGAAGATGCTCGTGATGCCGAAGATGCTATTCGCGGTCGTGATGGATATAATTTTGATGGTCACAGATTAAGA GTGGAACTTGCACATGGTGGACGAGGCCAGTCTTCATCATTTGACCGACATAGCAGTTATAATAGTGGGGGACGACGTGGTGGTGGTGTCTCCAGGCGTTCGGAGTATCGTG TTCTTGTCACTGGTTTACCTTCGTCTGCGTCTTGGCAAGATCTTAAG GATCATATGCGCCGAGCTGGTGATGTTTGTTTCTCTGAAGTGTTCCgtgatggtggag GTACTACAGGAGTTGTGGATTATACAAACTATGAGGATATGAAATATGCG ATCAGAAAGCTCGATGACTCTGAGTTTCGCAATGCATTTTCTCGGGCATATATAAGA gtGAAGGAGTATGATTCTAGGAGAAGCTTATCTAGGAGCCGAAGCCGTAGCCATTCCTACTCAAAAAGTCGGAGTCCTAGTCGCAGTAGAAGTCACAGCCGGAGCCAAAG CAAGTCTCCGAAGGCTAAATCATCACGCCGTTCTTTGTCAAGATCTAGATCCAGATCTGTATCTTCTCGATCTCATTCAGGATCAAGGGGGCACTCTTTGTCAAG ATCACGATCGAGATCCAGATCACCTTTGACTTCT CCACGTCGTGGCAAACCTGCGACTAGAAGTCCTAGGAAGCGAAGTCCCAGTAGGAGCAGGAGTTcatcgcgttctcgatcccctgcT